TACCTGTTATTGCAGAGGTAGAGACGATTCCAAAAGGTGGACGATGCACGACAGCGTGCAGGCAGCACAACCAAGAGGCACGGAAGACGAAGGATGAGCAGCAACAACCATCCACAGAGACAGAGGAGAGGTGGAGGGAGGCGTAGTGACATGAGAGGAGGGAGAAAGACGAAGCTGGGCAATGGTGGTGGTGGATCTGTTGTGCGGCGCGGCGGTTTCAAGAATGGAGAAAGTGAACAGTGAAGTGACAAggagagaagagggagaagaagaagaagggagggGTGTCGACAGTAGGTGGGTTGGCGGCGACAGAGAGGGTGGTGTTGGGGATTGAAGATGGGAGAAAACGATGgttgagtgagagagagagtgaaTCTCGAACGAGAGAGAAAAAGGTTCTGGTGCAGAATTTACAACCACAGACTAACcgacaagtgtaccgggtcgtaccaagtaataatacctcaggtgagtgaggatcggtcccacgaggattgatggactaagcaacaatgattaaatgatttacttagttaggcaagcaaaaAAGAGTGTTTGGATGTTcaagagcattaaacagtaaatgcATAGTTTGAAGACAGGCAGGtgaataagttgggaataaaatattggagaaacagttaaggcttcagagttatctattttcctgattgacttttcttattaactattttaatcatgcaagactcaattcatgacaaactatatgtgactagaccctaattccttagaccttcctagtctcctctaacttTCAACAatcgccaattccttggtcaattactTCCAATTAAAGGGTGAAGTTTAATTTCTAGTTTAAATggcacaaaaattctaattacccaaaaataagaggattatatgtcacgtatcccgttaaattcaaataattaaaatttaggagaaattattttcaagctgttgttcaagtaaagagcttttccaagttatacaagaactcaattagaaagagggtcatacttcccttccacccaaattcataaaataaagaacgaaaacaattcttgaaaactaaatcaaaacatgaattaaaataggaaaataataatatcaatccatacaatagacagagctcctaaccttaacagtggaagtttagttgctcatgattcAGAGAGGAAAACTAGGATTGTAAATTGGGCTGAGGTAGAATGAAAAGTTAACTAATGGCATCTTTAAAAAGGaagtttcttttcccttttatacctaatcctaataaatttaaaatctagtttctaaaaactaaaataatatcttttcctaatttaaagataaaaaataaagttttaaatcagaattaactaaataatcagcaagtcttcaattgatggatggggaccacttgctttgtAGGGTCCATGCTTAACTTGGAAAGTAACAGGAAGTGTTCTCCTGAGTCCTCTATTCTGCaacctctaatctgtgtttcctgggctgaaaactgggtcaaaaatagcctaGAAATGgcccccagcgttttctgcattttctgcaGGTGGCGCATGTCaagcgtacgcgtcagccacacgtacgcgtcgatggtgttcttcgcgtgtcacgcgtacgcgtcaagtacgcgcacgcgtcgctcctcgctgtcatctcctttaattcttgtgctgcagaaattCCATCAAATCAagccaaatgctacctaaaataaacaaaattgcacaagactcaaagtagcatccatagtggctaaaagacaattaattcttgattatacttaacaaattaaatgcaaattcacaaggaaaagataagaaagatgctcacgcatcacaacaccaaacttgaattgttgcttgtcctcaagcaaccaaactAATATAGgtttaggatgtgaatttgcatgagaatgagagttcgattaagctcaagTCTATTCTTAAAATGGGGTTTATTCATTGTAatttttgaacagttttggcatctcactctcctttgaatcagaggAACGTCAGTGTCATTCGGAATTAAAATCTGGatcatattatgaattctctgatctttatactccagtttaatccttgaacacatcaaaatttactttaatttatttttctttggtgctttgcaccctgagcctagccgtgactttaaatgttttgtctcaagcttcacttgacacagaaacaccacaagcacttaactggggaattCTCCttaagttttgattttttttttcggttactcccagacagtggtgctcaatgTCTTTGGCATACTCTATTAAATGTAATTGATCTCGACTCTAAATGTTTTGTTTCAATGATTACTTGAcacaagaacaccacaagcatgtgactaggaaaacaactctttgagcttttaatcatgtctgacctccctagtcattgatgctcagagctttggaccttacttttattattatatattttttttcttttgctatttctttttcttcaaggattaaacttttACTTAtttcagagaattcataataactttctaaattcctgttccttgtACATCAACATCCTTTAATTCAAATTCAACTATGCACTGTTGatatcatgcattcagaatcacaaataataccaccacatttaagtaaataagactattctttaaatataaactcaatttctcatacAATACAtcacttatttttcttttgaattcaaGTTTAGTGAGCAATACATGaggcaaaaaaaatttttttgaaatataagTACTAAAGATCATGCAAGCAATCAAAGCAACATAAAACAGaagacaacaaaataaaaacggAAGAGAATtagaatgaaaggaactcaaccacctcagttatgTTGGTGGTAATCTCATTCCTTCATGAAGAACATTCATCTCCCTTTGGTGATAAACAGAAAACCCATAAGtgaagcgtcaacaccaaacttaaaggtttgctagtcctcaagcaaagaagaactgaaaacaagaagaaacaaatattatgatgaaagaagaataaaaggatataagaacaagagagaattaggatttgggagagagagaataaaatttaaaaactggACGGTGCACTAGTGGAGGTGTGCGGCGCatgcgacgcgtacgcgtactgcacgcgtacgtgtggggCACACGATTATCATAGTGACGCGTGAGCGtcaagcacgcgtacgcataTGCTTGGATTGTGTGAATCGCGCGAAGCCAGCCGCGTGCACGCGCAACTCTCTGCTTGCGTGGGTTGGtgacaaaaaattttatatgacgcgtgcgcgtcaggcaCGTGCATGCATGGATGGCCATTTGTGcaagggacgcgcacgcgtcagggacgcgtatgcgtgaacaagtttgtgcttctagcacacTTCCGGCCCCAAGCCATCACAACTCTCTCCCCAAACACCTATTTACGCCGATTTTCAaggtcacacgtacgcgtctgGGACGCGCACGTGTGGATGGCTTAAGGCgcaaacgacgcgcacgcgtaagGTATGCGTACGCCACTCCTGCTCATCTCTCAGGTAGGTTTCCTGCTTCTCTCCCTTTTTTCCGAAGTGTTCAGTTCCTAttctaaaatagctgcatgataagataaaactcaataaaaatcaaataaataagaaaactactactacgaaaataactaaggatacaaaattatcgggttgccttctgacaagcgcttctttaacgtcactagcttgacagtcaGTTTTGCTAATTCAGCTGATAAGCGGACCTCTGGCGATCGATTTCGCCTCCAAGATAGTGCTTCAACCTCTGGCAATTCACTGTAAATTTCCTGTCAGAATTCTCTTCCTGTATTTCCATATGACCATATGGTAAAGCTCCGGTAACCACAAACGGTCCTAACCACCGGGATTTCAGCTTCCCGGGAaagaatttgagccttgaattacaCACAAggactttctgtcctggctcaaagactctaatGGCAATCTTCTTGTCATGCAATAACTTGGTTCTCTCCTTATAGAGCATGGCATTCTCATAGGCTGAGTATCTGAATTCATCAAGCTCGTTCAACTGAAGCATTCGCTTAATTCCTGCAGCTTTTGAATCAAGATTCAGATATCTGATTGCCCAGTAAGCTTTATATTCCATCTCAACTAGCAGGTGACAGGCTTTGCCATAGACCAACTGGAAAGGGGACATGCCAATGGGAGTCTTGTACGCTATTCGGTATGCccagagagcatcatcaagctttCTAGACTAGTCCTTTCTTAAAACACTGACGATCTTCTCTAGAATTCTCTTGTGTTCCCTGTTGGAAACTTCAACCTGTCCGCTTGTCTGAAGGTGATAgggggttgccactttatgaCGGACTCCATATCTCTACAGAAGAGAGTCCAGCTGTCTGTTACAGAAGTGGCTTCCTTAATCACTAATGAGTGTCCTTAGAACACCAAACTGGCTAAAGATATATCTCTAAAGAAAACTCATTACCACCTTGGCATCATTGGTGGGTAGAGCCACagcttccacccacttggacacataatcaactgccactagaatatagttGTTTGAATGTGAGATTgagaaaggtcccatgaaatcaataccccacacatcaaacaactcaacctcAAGAATCCCCTGCTGTGGCATTTCATGGTTGGCAGGAAGATTTGTGGCTTTTTCACATCTGTCATAGTGCTTCATAAACGCTCTTGAATCCCTGAAGAGAgccggccagtagaatccgctCTGAAGGACCTTTTAGCTATCATTTCACCACCAAAGTGGCCTCCATAATCTGAACCATGACAATGCCAGAGAATCTGTTGTGTTTCTTCATCTGGGACACATCTCTGGATGATACCATCTGAACACCTCTTAAAAAGATATAGTTCCTCCCAaatgtagtactttgcatctgtcaATAGCTTCTTTACTTGTTGTCTACTGTACTCCTTTGGAATAAAATTCATGGccttataatttgcaatgtctgcaaaccatggagcctactgaatgaggaacaattgctcatccgaaaaCGTCTCAGTCACAGCTGTGGGTGGTTGTACTCCAGCTTCATGCTCAATTCTGGAGAGATGgtcagctacttgattttctgacCCTTTCCTGTCttttatctcaatatcaaactcctgaaggagcaacacccatctgattaatCTTGGTTTAGAATCCTGTTTGGTTAGAAGGTACTTCAAAGCAGTATGATCAGTATAAACAATAACCTTAGAACCAATTAAATAGGACCTAAACTTATCAACAGCATACACAATAGctaataattctttttctgtagttgtgtaattcttttgagcatcatttaacacacggctagcatagtaaatgataTGTACAAGCTTGccatgcctctgtcctaaaacAGCTCCTATAGCAAAATCACTGGCATCAcgcatcaattcaaatggtaaatcCCATTCGAGGGGAGCTATAATGGGAGCAGAGGTGAGgtttgctttcagagtttcaaaagcatgcagACATTCATCATCAAACACAAAAGGAATATCAATAACCAACAGGTTGCTCAATggtttagcaattttagaaAAGTGCTTTATAAATCTCCTATAAAGCCTGCATGGCCCAAGAAACTCCTGACTACCTTAAAATTAGATGGTGGtagtaatttttcaattacctccacctttgctTTATCAACCTCAATCCTCTTACTTGAAATTCGGTGTCCAAGAACAATACCTTCTGTGACTataaaatggcatttttcccaattcaaaacaatgtttgattcttgacactgtttcaagacaagagataaatgcttaaggcaggattcaaaagaat
The Arachis stenosperma cultivar V10309 chromosome 7, arast.V10309.gnm1.PFL2, whole genome shotgun sequence genome window above contains:
- the LOC130939928 gene encoding uncharacterized protein LOC130939928 → MKHYDRCEKATNLPANHEMPQQGILEVELFDVWGIDFMGPFSISHSNNYILVAVDYVSKWVEAVALPTNDAKVRYGVRHKVATPYHLQTSGQVEVSNREHKRILEKILVYGKACHLLVEMEYKAYWAIRYLNLDSKAAGIKRMLQLNELDEFRYSAYENAMLYKERTKLLHDKKIAIRVFEPGQKVLVCNSRLKFFPGKLKSRWLGPFVVTGALPYGHMEIQEENSDRKFTVNCQRLKHYLGGEIDRQRSAYQLN